Part of the Amycolatopsis sp. 195334CR genome is shown below.
CCACCGCGGCCGCCGGAGTCGACGGGTACGCGGCCGAGGTCGCCGACGCCGCCATCGCCTCGGTCACCGCGAAGGGCCTCACCGAAGCACAGGCGAAGCAACTGCTGAACACCCAGGAAGCCAGGGCGAACACGCTGACCACCGCCCTCGGCGCGCTCGGCGACCGCCAGGCCGGCGGCTTCTTCGAGACCGACGGCACCCCGGTGGTGAACGTGCTCGACGCGGCCGGCGCCGAGCGGGTCTCCGCGACCGGTGCGGTCGCCAAGGTGGTCAAGTACTCCCTCGCGCAGCTCGAGACCGCGCAGAGCGCGCTCGAGGCGGTGCCCGCCGTGGCGCACACCTCGATCGGCAAGGACGCCAAGACCAACCAGATCGTGGTCACCATCGCCGACGCCGCGCAGGGCACCGACGCGCTGCTGGCCGCGGTGGGCTCCCTCGGCGACCAGGTCCGCGTGCAGCACGTCGCGGGCGAGATGAGCCCGGCCATCCTCAACGGCGAGGCCATCACCGGCGGCGGCTCGCGCTGCTCGGCCGGGTTCAACACCAACAAGGGCGGCCAGAACTACATCGTCGACGCCGGGCACTGCACCGGCGCGGTGGCCAACTGGGACGGCATCGGCCCGTCGGTCGAGGCCAGCTTCCCCGGCAACGACTACGGCCTGATCCAGAACAACAGCGGTGACGCGCCGGGCGCGGTCACCCTGTGGAACGGCTCCACCCAGGCGATCACCTCGGCCGGCAACGCCAGCCAGGGCCAGGAGATCTGCAAGAGCGGCAGCACCACCAACCTGACCTGCGGTTCGGTCACCGGCACCGACGTGACGG
Proteins encoded:
- a CDS encoding S1 family peptidase — translated: MKINPGRRQIARSTIALLAGATAIGFLTPATAAAGVDGYAAEVADAAIASVTAKGLTEAQAKQLLNTQEARANTLTTALGALGDRQAGGFFETDGTPVVNVLDAAGAERVSATGAVAKVVKYSLAQLETAQSALEAVPAVAHTSIGKDAKTNQIVVTIADAAQGTDALLAAVGSLGDQVRVQHVAGEMSPAILNGEAITGGGSRCSAGFNTNKGGQNYIVDAGHCTGAVANWDGIGPSVEASFPGNDYGLIQNNSGDAPGAVTLWNGSTQAITSAGNASQGQEICKSGSTTNLTCGSVTGTDVTVNYPQGAVSGLIQTSASVNSGDSGGCLFAGSVGVGITSGMGGGSSFFQPVTEALSAYGVSLN